Proteins found in one Pyrus communis chromosome 15, drPyrComm1.1, whole genome shotgun sequence genomic segment:
- the LOC137718673 gene encoding putative pentatricopeptide repeat-containing protein At1g77010, mitochondrial yields the protein MSLDVQALVRILHSCNTHHSIHIGKQLHLIFLKKGVLNSAVTLGNRLMQMYVKCGSMADARKLFDEMPQRNCFSWNTLIEGYMKSGDQEKSLELFDAMSHKDDFAWNLVVSGLAKAGKLEIARDLFNEMPRRNWGVWNSMIHGYAKNGCPGEALRLFKDLNSDALELSSEYKFVLATVVGACADLLALGWGKQIHARIFIDEVEFDSVLASSLVNFYAKCGDLDSASHILNMMKEPDDYSLSALISGYGNCGRVNDARRVFDTKSNPDIALWNSLISGYVNNNEDNGALILFNEMLSNGVRGNSFTLASVLSAISISGVLRHAEQMHTHACKVGLIGNVIVASAILDAYSKCGSPNDACRLFSELQTFDTILLNSMITVYSNCGRVEDAVQVFDTIPSKSLVSWNSMIVGLSQNGCPIEALDLFRQMNKLDLRMDKFSLASVLSSCANVSSLEYGEQVFARTTILGLDCDEIVCNSLVDLYCKCGLVKSGRKLFDRMAKSDEVAWNSMLIGYATNGHGIEALALFDDMRLLGVKPNEITFTGVLSACDHCGLVEDGRKWFYKMKQDYHIDPGIEHYTCMIDLFSRAGCLEEAMNLVEVMPFKADASILSSVLRGCVAHGRKDLGKRMAERIIALDSENSGAYVQLSNIFADVEEWEGSAQVRQVMRDNGVQKDPGCSWFDH from the coding sequence ATGAGCCTTGACGTGCAAGCATTGGTTCGAATTCTCCATTCCTGCAACACCCACCATTCAATCCACATCGGAAAGCAGCTCCACCTTATCTTCCTCAAAAAGGGTGTTTTAAACTCTGCCGTCACGCTCGGAAACCGTCTGATGCAGATGTATGTGAAATGCGGAAGCATGGCTGATGCACGGAAACTGTTCGACGAAATGCCCCAGAGAAACTGTTTCTCCTGGAACACGTTGATCGAGGGTTATATGAAATCTGGGGACCAAGAAAAGTCTTTGGAGTTGTTTGATGCCATGTCCCATAAGGATGATTTTGCGTGGAACTTGGTTGTTTCGGGGCTTGCTAAAGCCGGTAAGCTAGAGATTGCTCGGGATTTGTTCAATGAGATGCCTAGGAGAAATTGGGGTGTTTGGAATTCTATGATTCATGGATATGCCAAAAATGGGTGTCCTGGAGAGGCCTTAAGGCTTTTCAAGGATTTGAATTCGGACGCGTTGGAATTGTCaagtgaatataagtttgtgttGGCCACTGTTGTTGGAGCTTGTGCCGATTTGCTTGCACTGGGTTGGGGCAAGCAAATCCATGCGCGCATTTTCATTGATGAAGTTGAATTTGACTCTGTTTTGGCTAGTTCGTTGGTTAACTTTTACGCGAAGTGCGGGGATTTGGATAGCGCGAGCCACATTTTAAACATGATGAAGGAACCAGATGATTACTCTCTCTCAGCATTGATTTCAGGTTATGGAAATTGCGGTAGAGTGAATGATGCAAGAAGAGTTTTTGATACAAAAAGCAATCCGGATATTGCGTTGTGGAATTCATTGATTTCTGGATATGTTAACAATAATGAAGACAATGGAGCATTAATTCTCTTCAATGAAATGCTGAGTAATGGTGTTCGTGGAAATTCATTTACGCTCGCAAGTGTTTTGAGTGCCATTAGTATCTCAGGCGTCCTTAGACATGCTGAACAAATGCACACGCATGCCTGCAAAGTTGGGCTGATCGGGAATGTTATCGTTGCAAGTGCTATTCTTGATGCATACTCGAAGTGCGGAAGTCCTAATGATGCTTGCAGATTGTTTAGTGAGCTCCAAACCTTTGACACAATATTGCTTAATTCTATGATCACTGTGTATTCAAATTGTGGAAGAGTCGAAGACGCTGTACAGGTTTTCGACACAATTCCAAGTAAAAGCTTGGTATCTTGGAATTCAATGATCGTAGGCCTTAGTCAAAATGGTTGTCCGATTGAAGCATTAGATCTTTTCAGGCAGATGAACAAGCTGGACTTGAGGATGGACAAGTTTAGCCTTGCTAGTGTGCTCAGTTCATGTGCTAATGTATCCTCACTTGAATATGGCGAACAGGTTTTTGCCAGAACTACCATCCTTGGGCTCGATTGTGATGAAATTGTATGTAACTCGCTTGTTGATTTGTATTGCAAGTGTGGGCTCGTTAAAAGTGGGCGAAAACTGTTTGACAGAATGGCAAAGTCCGACGAAGTTGCTTGGAATTCGATGTTGATTGGTTACGCTACAAATGGTCACGGAATTGAAGCGCTAGCTCTTTTCGATGACATGAGGCTTTTGGGAGTGAAACCCAATGAGATTACATTTACAGGGGTTTTGTCTGCCTGTGATCATTGTGGGTTGGTTGAAGATGGACGGAAATGGTTTTACAAGATGAAACAGGATTATCATATCGATCCAGGCATTGAACACTACACTTGCATGATTGATCTTTTCTCTCGCGCTGGTTGCCTTGAGGAAGCAATGAATCTCGTTGAAGTGATGCCTTTTAAGGCAGATGCAAGCATATTGTCATCAGTCCTAAGAGGTTGTGTAGCTCATGGACGCAAGGATCTTGGGAAGAGAATGGCAGAGCGAATCATTGCGCTTGATTCTGAGAACTCGGGTGCTTACGTTCAGCTGTCTAACATATTTGCAGACGTGGAGGAATGGGAAGGATCTGCACAGGTTAGACAAGTCATGAGAGATAACGGAGTACAAAAAGATCCCGGTTGCAGCTGGTTTGACCATTGA